A genomic region of Miscanthus floridulus cultivar M001 chromosome 3, ASM1932011v1, whole genome shotgun sequence contains the following coding sequences:
- the LOC136542193 gene encoding glucan endo-1,3-beta-glucosidase-like, which yields MATRTALCLLGHVLLAVASIAAAAAGDAGKIGICHGRVGSNLPPPSAAAALLKQNGITKARLFLPDPAVLPAFAAAGIDLMVGVPNENLTFLAASGPEGAARWLRSSVLAHAPAERVRYLAVGNEVLYNNQFYAPHLVPAMRNLHAALAALGLGGRVKVSSAHASSVLAASYPPSAGAFDAASLTVLRPMLQFLADTGAPFMVNTYPFISYVNDPANVQLAYALFGAGAAPVHDGALVYTNLFDATVDALVAALEKEGFGAVPVAVTETGWPTAGHPAATPQNAAAYNAKIVERAVRGVGTPKRPGVPVEVFLFDLYDEDGKPGPEFERHFGIFRADGRKAYDINFA from the coding sequence ATGGCCACGAGAACAGCGTTGTGTCTTCTGGGCCACGTCCTCCTCGCCGTCGCGTcgatagcggcggcggcggccggtgaCGCGGGCAAGATCGGCATCTGCCACGGCCGCGTCGGCAGCAACCTCCCACCGCCGTCGGCCGCGGCGGCGCTGCTCAAGCAGAACGGGATCACCAAGGCGCGGCTCTTCCTTCCCGACCCGGCCGTGCTCCCGGCCTTCGCCGCGGCGGGGATCGACCTCATGGTGGGCGTGCCCAACGAGAACCTCACCTTCCTCGCCGCGTCGGGGCCCGAGGGCGCGGCGCGGTGGCTGCGGTCCTCGGTCCTGGCCCACGCCCCCGCCGAGCGCGTCCGGTACCTCGCCGTCGGCAACGAGGTGCTGTACAACAACCAGTTCTACGCGCCGCACCTCGTGCCGGCCATGCGGAACCTGCACGCCGCGCTCGCCGCGCTGGGGCTCGGCGGCAGGGTCAAGGTCTCCTCCGCGCACGCCTCCTCGGTGCTCGCCGCCTCGTACCCGCCCTCCGCCGGCGCGTTCGACGCGGCCTCCCTCACCGTCCTCCGCCCCATGCTGCAGTTCCTGGCCGACACCGGCGCGCCCTTCATGGTGAACACCTACCCTTTCATCAGCTACGTGAACGACCCGGCCAACGTGCAGCTCGCGTACGCGCTCTTCGGCGCGGGCGCCGCGCCGGTGCACGACGGCGCGCTGGTGTACACCAACCTGTTCGACGCCACCGTGGACGCGTTGGTGGCCGCGCTGGAGAAGGAGGGGTTCGGTGCCGTGCCCGTCGCGGTGACCGAGACCGGGTGGCCGACCGCGGGGCACCCGGCCGCGACCCCGCAGAACGCCGCGGCGTACAACGCCAAGATCGTGGAGAGGGCGGTGCGCGGCGTCGGCACACCCAAGCGGCCCGGCGTACCCGTGGAGGTGTTCCTGTTCGACCTGTACGACGAGGACGGCAAGCCCGGCCCCGAGTTCGAGCGCCACTTCGGCATCTTCAGGGCGGACGGCCGCAAGGCGTATGACATCAACTTTGCCTAG